The following coding sequences are from one Gossypium hirsutum isolate 1008001.06 chromosome A12, Gossypium_hirsutum_v2.1, whole genome shotgun sequence window:
- the LOC121211433 gene encoding uncharacterized protein, which translates to MTLDASIFKSNEKSFKTNVKVGNGHFIKVEGKGDVLISTPTGTKLVKNVLLVPEIDRNLLSIAQLLEKGYSVVFKGKECLISDPSGSKLMAVAMTEKGFIVDWNKSPDSAYTAAANESKLCHKRLSHANYMSMDQLTKEDSVENFTNSVEKERKFLTLKEVHDMHGNQTSAQIKELEAHVTSLELELKSLQAINRDMAEQLENKAIEAEKLREQNIRLQSRISELEIMLEKREKEIFILTKKLEDDNSESLSGMKNLTAQEINLLSEKETLQAEKALLKENLAFEGDEASNQVQRLIDKANTLQQQLESLHIQKAKLELQFEKKKQKSSEKLNEMENQKSELKQMVEDLQRDLEAKGDEKNDLVNQIIRECLKNKSLQHASQGGVLEIGLHAACEFPTCQEAARAMQHMQQQRWICDNNLHNDIPLPPNSCRQFGSFKQSSYWVNSENFTALKFGNRSLDYEELFDLQNGTINEQMMLVKNIDLSENNLIGEFPKGICKLAFLDTLNLSTNYLSGSIPDNIGDMRWLESLDLSVNNFSGPIPSSLLSLTLLNHLNLSYNLSGRIPTGYQLQTLNDSSNYEGNLLLCRVPLLTRCPEDINSPPTSSSLGGSKDKLWLYLSITMGYIVGFWGVCGTLVMKESWRQAYFQYVDELKEKLLLWIALTIARSRRVIEKGNN; encoded by the exons ATGACCCTTGATGCTAGCATTTTTAAGTCAAATGAAAAAAGCTTCAAAACAAATGTGAAGGTCGGAAATGGACACTTCATCAAAGTTGAAGGCAAAGGAGATGTGCTGATAAGCACTCCTACAGGTACCAAACTTGTTAAAAATGTCTTGTTAGTgcctgaaattgatagaaatttgcTTAGCATTGCTCAACTGCTTGAGAAAGGCTATTCAGTTGTATTCAAAGGCAAAGAATGCCTGATTAGTGATCCTAGTGGATCCAAGCTCATGGCAGTAGCTATGACAGAAAAAGGTTTTATTGTGGACTGGAATAAGAGTCCAGATAGTGCCTACACAGCTGCTGCAAATGAATCCAAGTTGTGTCACAAGAGGCTAAGCCATGCCAACTACATGTCAATGGATCAGCTAACCAAAGAAGATTCGGTTGAAAATTTCACTAATTCAGTTgagaaagaaaggaaattttTGACACTCAAAGAGGTGCATGATATGCATGGGAACCAAACATCTGCTCAGATAAAAGAATTAGAAGCACATGTAACTAGCTTGGAACTTGAGTTGAAATCATTACAAGCAATTAACAGAGATATGGCGGAGCAGTTAGAGAACAAAGCAATTGAAGCAGAAAAACTGAGAGAACAAAATATAAGACTCCAATCCCGTATTTCAGAACTCGAAATaatgttggaaaagagagaaaaagaaatttttattCTCACGAAGAAACTTGAGGATGATAACAGTGAATCATTGTCTGGTATGAAGAACTTGACTGCTCAGGAAATTAATCTGCTATCAGAGAAGGAGACGTTGCAAGCTGAGAAGGCTCTGTTGAAAGAAAACCTTGCATTTGAAGGTGATGAAGCATCAAATCAAGTACAGAGGTTAATAGATAAGGCAAACACATTGCAGCAGCAGCTGGAATCTCTTCATATCCAGAAAGCAAAACTGGAATTGCAGTttgagaaaaagaaacaaaagtcaTCTGAAAAACTGAATGAAATGGAGAATCAAAAATCAGAGTTGAAGCAAATGGTCGAGGACCTTCAAAGAGATTTGGAAGCAAAAGGAGATGagaaaaatgatttagtgaaCCAAATCATCAGAGAATGCTTAAAGAACAAGAGTTTGCAGCATGcaagccaaggaggagtgttggaAATTGGCCTGCATGCAGCATGTGAATTTCCAACATGTCAAGAAGCAGCCCGAGCCATGCAACACATGCAGCAACAAAGGTGGATAT GTGACAATAATCTTCATAATGATATTCCTTTACCACCAAATAGTTGTCGGCAA TTTGGATCTTTCAAACAATCATCTTATTGGGTCAATTCTGAAAATTTCACCGCCTTGAAATTTGGCAACAGAAGTTTGGACTATGAAGAGTTATTTGATCTCCAGAATGGTACAATTAATGAGCAAATGATGCTG GTCAAGAACATTGACCTTTCCGAGAATAATCTTATAGGAGAATTCCCCAAAGGGATATGCAAGTTGGCTTTTCTGGACACGTTGAATTTGTCGACAAATTATTTAAGTGGAAGCATTCCCGATAACATTGGTGACATGCGATGGTTGGAGTCCCTTGATTTGTCGGTCAACAATTTTTCAGGTCCGATTCCTTCGAGCTTATTATCACTAACGCTCTTGAATCACTTGAACCTGTCTTACAACTTGTCGGGAAGAATTCCAACAGGATATCAGCTCCAAACGCTCAACGATTCATCCAACTACGAAGGCAATCTATTGTTGTGTAGGGTTCCGCTCTTAACAAGGTGTCCAGAAGACATTAACTCTCCTCCCACATCATCATCTCTGGGTGGTTCAAAAGACAAGCTGTGGCTCTATCTTAGCATCACTATGGGATACATTGTAGGATTTTGGGGTGTTTGTGGTACCTTAGTTATGAAAGAGTCATGGAGGCAAGCTTATTTCCAGTATGTTGATGAGCTGAAGGAAAAATTGTTACTTTGGATAGCATTGACAATTGCTCGCTCGCGAAGGGTGATTGAGAAGGGAAATAATTAA